The genomic interval ATCCTTTTTTTCAATATTCGGTGGATTATTCCTATCACTTTATGGCATCATATCATCCGCTATAGGCATTCTTCTGTTTTACCGGGTATTCTTTATAGTATCATTTTTGCTGGTATTCGGCTCATTAATAGCGTTATCAAGGCTTCATGAATACAGGCGGCCTAAAAAGACAACAAAAATAATGAAAAAAGCCAGTTTCAAGTATCTATTGAGGATTATTTTACCCAATAGCATAAATGCTGCTGCAATAGGAATAGCAATGCCATTGCTTCCTCTTTTCTTTGAGTTGAAATTCCATGTAGACCCTGGAACAGTGGGAAATATTTATACTATAGCTTATGCTGCAACGGCAATAGGGTCTTATACCTCTGGAAAATTCATAAATGGCAGGGTAGATTCACTTAAGATGGCATCTATAGCCCATATCCTTCAGGGGGCATTGTTTATAATAATAGCGTTTACCCCATTTCTGTTTATAGCCACTGCTATATATGTTGGGAGAATGGCTGTTGCAGGGATAGGATCGCCCATGAGGGGCGCCATAAATGTAAGGGGAATTGACAAGGAGGACTATGGCACATCCACTTCAATACAGGGAGTGTCTGGGAGGGGGTCACAGCTAACAACCGGTGCATCCGGCTATCTTATGGATTTAAATTTTGCATTTCCATTATTGATAGGCGGGGCCATGCAGGCCGCCGGCGGAGTTCTTTATTATGTGCTTGTGAAAAGCTGGCATCCGGAGAAGAGTTCTGAACGCAGAAGTGAAACAGTAAAAACCAATTAAGAAAATATCGATTTTATCTTATCATCAAGGTTTATAGCTCCAAGTGACAGTAATTTAAGAGGGCTTCGGGCAATAACCGTCATGGATGCATTTTTAATAGCCATGCCAAAACTTTCTCCCTCGGATAATCCCATGTAATAGGATGCAATTGCACGGATAGGGTCTGAGTGTGAAACAAATATGTATTTTCCCTTATAGTCATCCATGCATGCCTTAACACGTTCCTGTAGATGTTCCCATGTTTCCATTCCCAGTGAGTCCCTTACTTTTCCCGTTATATGTGAATTTGGATACAGGGTATCAAGGAATTCATTTATATTATGCCCATTAGCGTTTCCAAGGTAGACTTCCCTTAAACGGTCATCTATCTTTACATCCAGACCAACATAATTTGAAATAATATTCGCTGTATCGTATGCCCTCTTTATCGGGCTTGATATTATTCCATCAAATTTCAATCCGGTTAATTGTTCACCGGTTCTTTCTGCCTGTTTTTCGCCTGTATCCGTAAGTGTATTGTGGTCAACATCATCGGAAAGTACTTTTTCAACATTTATGTTGCTTTCACCGTGCCTGATAAATATATATCCTCTCATAGGTGGGAATAAAATAATTATTAATAAATATACATACATATCACTTTGCCTGATTGAGTTTTTATTGAACGAATATGGATATATATTGCAATATCTGCGATAATAATTAATTTCTTCTATCATTGAAGGGTTGCAGGTGGAGATTGCCTTAAATTCCTGAAAGCTGATAAAGTGGTATACTATTGTTTTGTATTGCTTTCAGGCAACTATGATTAAAAGTATCCATGCAACAGGGCATTATATCTCCATGAATATTTATTTATAACAACATCAGTTTACCCAGCAGGTAGAAAATATGTTTGATTTCATTGATTATCTTTCGATTTCTAATATTTTAATAAATAATTTGTGGATAGTAATCGCTGCAATTTTCATTTTTGCTATGACAATTGCAGTTGGATTCCTGGAAGTAGGTGAGCTGGGAAAGAAATTTAAAAATAGTATGCTGAAAACCATAGTAATCACCGGGACAGCTATGTTTGTAATGTCTATAATCGGGTTTAATACGGCTTTTGCCCCTACACTATATGGTATAATTGGAAATCCATTTTATAAGGATGGCTTCATGCTTGGCGGATTCTCCCCGGGAGTCATATTCAATACCTGGTGGTCAATGGGTACCTCCTATTTTAATACAGGTTTAACTACAGGTTCATACTTTTTCTTTGAAACTGCATGTGCAGCTGTAACACTCGCCCTTGTTGGTGTCATAGTTTTAAATAAGGTAAAATTCGGGGCCTTTTTTGCTTTTTCTATAGTATATTTTATATTTATATGGAATCTTCCTGCTGCATGGATCTGGAATCCATCTGGCTGGCTTTACCAGATGGGCATGAGGGATTTTGCAGGCGGGATTGTAGTACATGGGGCTGCTGCCATCGCCGGGCTCGCCATAATATATGAAATATGGATGGAAGAGAGAAAAAAGGGGTTAAAAACATCATTGAAAGTAAATATAAAGCCAGATTACCAGTGGCTAGCTGTCGGGATATTAATTTTATGGATTGGATGGTTTGGCTTTAATCCCGGGAGTGTGCTTGCATTCAATGATGATGTATTGGTAGTTGTCATTGCAACATTTATTGCCTCCGGAGCTGGAATGGTATCCACCATGTTGTTTTCAAGAATGTTTGATAGGGAAACTCCAATTATTATTGTCGCTGTCAATGGGATATTAATGGGTTTGATAATAGTAACTCCCTTGGCAGGATTTGTCAGCCCTGCCAGTGCACTTATACTTGGTTTAATAGGTGGCCCATTGTATGTTGGCGCGGAAAAATTATTCGCTAAGGTTAAATGGTTCTCAGACCCTGTAGGATTATTCCCTGCCCATGGAGTAGGTGGCATATTTGGTGTACTGATGATAGGGCTATTTACACAGCATGCATTCGCCGCAGCTTCGGGAAACGCTATACTGCCAAATGGATTATTATTCGATGGTGGTTTTGCTGCTCTAAGGCAGCTTGGCATAGAGGCTTTCGGCGTCTTCGTTGTAGTTATAACTGTATTTGCGATCTCTTTCCTGGCTATATTCATTATAGCAAAATTGTCCCATGGAATTCTCAATGAGGATGCATATAAAAACCTGGAGAAATAATAAATTTTAACATTTTTGCAGTTTTTTTAAATTAGACAATGCTATGAATAAGAGAATTCTAGCGGGCTCGGTGGGATTTGGACCCACGATCACCGACTTAGAAGGACGGTGCCTTATCCATACTAGGCCACGAGCCCGCTTCCAATATTTTAGGATATAATATAAGTATTTCTATCTATGCCGAACATTTGGTTTCTGCCTTATTGCAATGTAATTACAGGAAATTACGGTACTTTTAGATATTTTTCTGCACGTCACAATTGTTGTCGGAGTCATTGCATTGCAAATCCAGTATTTCTATTCTCGCCATAACAGATTGAAAAATATTACATACAATCAATGTCAGCCATAGACTATATAATAAAGTATAAGTAACAGTTATACATTGGTATAATGGTGAGTTATACATGTTTGAAGAAGAAATGACTATAGGCCCGAAGGGGCAGGTTGTAATACCGGTTGCTTTAAGGAAAACATTAAAAATTACACCGGGTTCAAAAGTGATTTTCAAAATAGATGGTGATAAGATAATACTGGAAAAACTAAAAATGGATTCGGTTAATATATTCAGGAATATTGCAAAAAAAGGAAAAAGTGTAAATGAAATAAAATACAATGAATATGAGGATGAAATTATTAAAAGGAATAAATTATGATATATATTGATTCTAATGTATTTATATTTGCTGCACTTAACAATGAGGAATTGGGAAATAGTGCTAAACTTATTTTAGAAAAAGTGGAAAATCGAAGCATCGAGGCATCCACCAGCTCATTAACTTTTGATGAAGTTGTATGGATTGTTAAGAAGAACAGGAGTTTTGAAGATGCAGTATCTATTGGTGAGGCTTTTCTGGGTATGGAAGGGCTCCACCTGATTGATGTAAACCAGGACTTGCTGGCACTTGCCATATCTATTATGAAAAAGTATAAAACTTATCCAAGAGATTCTATTCATGCAGCTACTGCAATTACTCAAAAAGCAGCTGTAGTTGTATCTGAGGACAGTGATTTTGATAAAATAACAGAAATAAAAAGAATAGGCATAAGGGAGTTCAAATAGTATTTTTTATAGAGTGCCTCATGTATTAGCAAATGACGATTTTCATTATGCCCCTCTGTTTTTCTCCAAGTTCCCTGTTTGATATTATAATGAGGTTATATTCAAGTGCATTTAGGCCTATCGCAGTATCAAAGTTTCTTTTGCTTGTGTACCAGATATCCTCACATTTTAGTATCTCCTAAAGGATGCTAAAAGTACGCCCTATTTCCCATCTTAGTGAATATAGAAGCATATTCCTTTCTCAAATCAATGCCAATTTTTATGTTTACCAGTAACCTGCCAGGAATAATTCCACTCCTTTTATCTGTATCAATTATAGGAATTGCATGTGTGTTTTCAAGCACATAATCATATGTGTCCGATGCATCATATATTTATAAATCTTTCACTTAGAGATTTTACTTTCATCTGCAATATTTAAATGTGTTTTCTTCTCCAGGCTAATCTTCTTTCCATGGTAAA from Ferroplasma acidiphilum carries:
- a CDS encoding 2,3-diphosphoglycerate-dependent phosphoglycerate mutase gives rise to the protein MRGYIFIRHGESNINVEKVLSDDVDHNTLTDTGEKQAERTGEQLTGLKFDGIISSPIKRAYDTANIISNYVGLDVKIDDRLREVYLGNANGHNINEFLDTLYPNSHITGKVRDSLGMETWEHLQERVKACMDDYKGKYIFVSHSDPIRAIASYYMGLSEGESFGMAIKNASMTVIARSPLKLLSLGAINLDDKIKSIFS
- a CDS encoding MFS transporter, which translates into the protein MFSDSPDVVNRSFRYLLISRALRSSALIFVTLSLPLYLHFLHFSLVFISLIYIPIIIFNVVLVLILGRLGDKIGYSKILILGEAFPVVGLLLLAISTNIYVIAIGAIIAGITGGAGGMRGAFSPGMTAFIANNYPGEGNRVNRLSLLTATASFFSIFGGLFLSLYGIISSAIGILLFYRVFFIVSFLLVFGSLIALSRLHEYRRPKKTTKIMKKASFKYLLRIILPNSINAAAIGIAMPLLPLFFELKFHVDPGTVGNIYTIAYAATAIGSYTSGKFINGRVDSLKMASIAHILQGALFIIIAFTPFLFIATAIYVGRMAVAGIGSPMRGAINVRGIDKEDYGTSTSIQGVSGRGSQLTTGASGYLMDLNFAFPLLIGGAMQAAGGVLYYVLVKSWHPEKSSERRSETVKTN
- a CDS encoding AbrB/MazE/SpoVT family DNA-binding domain-containing protein; this encodes MFEEEMTIGPKGQVVIPVALRKTLKITPGSKVIFKIDGDKIILEKLKMDSVNIFRNIAKKGKSVNEIKYNEYEDEIIKRNKL
- a CDS encoding ammonium transporter — encoded protein: MFDFIDYLSISNILINNLWIVIAAIFIFAMTIAVGFLEVGELGKKFKNSMLKTIVITGTAMFVMSIIGFNTAFAPTLYGIIGNPFYKDGFMLGGFSPGVIFNTWWSMGTSYFNTGLTTGSYFFFETACAAVTLALVGVIVLNKVKFGAFFAFSIVYFIFIWNLPAAWIWNPSGWLYQMGMRDFAGGIVVHGAAAIAGLAIIYEIWMEERKKGLKTSLKVNIKPDYQWLAVGILILWIGWFGFNPGSVLAFNDDVLVVVIATFIASGAGMVSTMLFSRMFDRETPIIIVAVNGILMGLIIVTPLAGFVSPASALILGLIGGPLYVGAEKLFAKVKWFSDPVGLFPAHGVGGIFGVLMIGLFTQHAFAAASGNAILPNGLLFDGGFAALRQLGIEAFGVFVVVITVFAISFLAIFIIAKLSHGILNEDAYKNLEK
- a CDS encoding type II toxin-antitoxin system VapC family toxin, coding for MIYIDSNVFIFAALNNEELGNSAKLILEKVENRSIEASTSSLTFDEVVWIVKKNRSFEDAVSIGEAFLGMEGLHLIDVNQDLLALAISIMKKYKTYPRDSIHAATAITQKAAVVVSEDSDFDKITEIKRIGIREFK